The genomic window TACCGACCGGTCCGGCACACGCTCGGACCATGCGTCGCGAGGCCGTCATTCGAACAGCCGCTTGACATGGGACGTGCGGACGACCCGAGCCGGGTGAGTGAAACGCCAGACCGCACCGGAGAGGCCCGACATCAGCGCGAGAGTGAACGCGAACGTGGTGAAACTGAACGAGTCGAAGGTGGCCCCGACCAGGATCGCGACCACCTGGCTGGAGATCAGGGCGGCACAGAGGTGCTTGTCCTCGGCGGTGGTGGACCGCCGGAGCGCGACCCCGGCCTGGGCGATACAGGTGATGTGCAGGGCGGCCAGCGCGACCAGGCCGACGATGCCGTAGGTCACCAGCGTCATCAGCCACTGGTTGTCGAGCATGATGTAGAGGTCCGGGATCAGGGTCCCCGGGCCGCGGCCGAGCCAGGGCCGCTGGCTGAACCAGTACGACACCATCTCGTAGTCCTCGGTGCGGCCGGTGATGCTGGGGTCCTCGTCGGCACTCAGGAACATCGACTTCAGGGTGCCGAGCACCCCGGGGCGCACCACGGCCATCGCCACCAGCGCGGCCATCCCGACGAACAGCATGTTGTAGCGGGTCCGCCAGCTCCAGGCGAAGAACATCACGCCCACCGCGGCGACCAGGGCCAGGATCCCGGTCCGGGAGATCGCGATCGGCACGGCCACCGCGATCACCCCGGTCAGCGCGGCGTAGAAGCGGCGGCTGCGCCGGGTCGGCGAGTACATCGCGAAGTGCAGGCCGAACGGGACCGCCATGGCCAGCACGGTGCTGAACTCGATGTAGTGGATAGCGGTGCCGGCCACCCGGAACAGGCCCTCGTCACCACGCTTCTGGAAGTCGGCCATCTCAGCCTTGATCTCCAGGCCCGGCACGATCAGGTTCTGGGCGATGTCGTACTCGAACAGCGACTGGATCAGGCCGATCACGGCCATGAACGCGGCCGCCCAGAGGAACACCCGCAGGATCTTGCGCAGGCGCTCCCAGTTGGCCACCCCGTCGGCCGCCATCAGCACCAGGCCGATGAACTGGAAGGTGACCAGCAGGGTGAAGTTCTGCCGGTTCGCCTCCAGGGTCGGCAGACCGCGCAACATCCCGGCGGTGTACGACAACAGGGTCGACACCAGGTAGAACAGCATCGTCCAGCGCAGCGGCTGGGGGCCCATCAGGAACAGGGTCGGGCTCAGCCGGGCGATCAGCCACCAGGCGAACAGGCCCATCGCCAGCACCAGCGCCGGGCGGCCCGCGAAGGTCAGGCCCGGCACGATCAGCGCGGCCGGCAGGCAGTAGAGCAGCAGCACCAGCAGAGCGATGACAGTGGCGGTGTCCAGCCGGACCTGCAGTCGCCGGGAGGTGTAGGTGCCCGGGCCGATCAGCGACGGCTCGAGATCGACCGGATGGACGGTCATGACCGCTTTTTCGGCGAGTTCCAGTTCTTGTACGGCATGGGCAGCACGACCGTGGCGTCCACCGGCGCCGCCGGAGCCGGAACCGGAGTGGCCGGCGCGTTCGTGTCCCGCTGGGCGTGTGCCGACCGGTGACGGGTCTCCGTCGAGTGCCGCACCCCGCCGCCCTGACGTGGCTGCGGAATCAGGGCCTGCGTGCGCTCCGCGTCGTCGGACAGCCCGGCCTGCCGGGTGGACACCGGCTCGGACTTCACCGAGGCCGGCGGCGCCGGGCCGTCACCGGTCGTCTTGCGGTGCTTGCGGCGGCGCAGCCAGTAGTCCAGCGCGATGGTCGCCGCGGTGGTCAGCAGCACGCCCAGACCGGCGGCCACGATCAGGACCCGTTTGCGGGTGCTGGTGTCCTGCTCCGGCGCACTGCCGTCGTTGATCACCAGCGTGGTGATGGTGTCCTCTTCGAGGGCGTCGTACTGCTTCTGCTTGGCGGCGATGTCGTCCTGGAGCAGCTTGATCACCCGCTGGACGGTGGCGGTCGCCTGCTCCCGGCTGTCCCCGACGACCTCGATCTCGTAGAGCGGGGTGCGCTCGTTCATCACCACCGTGACGCTGTCGGACAGGCCCTGGTCGGCCATCTTCTCCAGGGTGGCCGGGTTGGACACGGTGAGGGAGGCCGCGTTGGCCAGCGCCGCGTAACCGAGGTCGAGCCACGGGTTGGACGGTTTGGGCTTGGCGTCCGGGTCGATCGGCTTACCACTGCTGGGCGCCGGGATGAGCTGCATGTAACCCAGCGCCTTGTAGTCGGGCGAGACCTGCTGAGCCGCCAGGAAGACGACCGCGACCGTGGCCGCGAGCATCGGCACGGCGAAATACCACCGGCGGAGCAGCAGCCTGGTGAGGTCCCAGAGGTCCACAATTTCCCTCTCGATCGAACGGGTCGATGCACGACCCTGCACGACTCGGTGGCGAGTCGTCCATCCACCTTCGATCTTAGGCATCCGGCCGTCCGGACCGAATCGAGCGGCTGTCATAAAACCGACAAGCCCTTCGGCTGAAGTCAATGTCGTGCCAGCGAAAGCACAAATTCGGCCATACCCCGACAAGTACCGTCCACGATGTACCGACAATCCCGCATTATGCGGTTAGAAGTGCGATTCGGGCTTTACCCCGGAAGTCGTGGCATCTCGATGCTCATCATTGAAAGGATGACCCGCGGGTGGTCCGGACGGCCGGTTGCTGAGCCCCGTTCGGATCCAGCACTGTCGTCAGGTTCGGAGTGACCAAAGGAGACGGACGACACCATGGCCGGGAAACCGCACGTCACGATCCTCATCGCCAACCTGCCGGCCGAACGGGACCGCCGCGTCATCCGGGAGTGCCTGACCCTGGAGGAGAAGGGCTTCGACGTCACGGTCATCGCCCCCCGCGGCGACAAGGACCTGCGCGTCCTGCCGGGCAGCCGCGACACCCGGCTCAAGCCGTACCCGGTCAGGATCTACGGCGGCGGGGTGCTCACCTACGCCGTCGAGTTCGGCTGGTCCCTGTTCTGCATCGCGATCCGGCTGATCGGCGAGATCCTCGCCGGGCGCGCGCACGCCGTGCAGGTCTGCAACCCGCCGGACGTCTACTGGCCGCTCGCGCTGCTGCTGCGGGCCCTCGGCCGGCCCTGGGTCTTCGACCACCACGACCTGAGCCCGGAGGTCTACGCCTCCCGGGTCGGCGCTTCCGAGACACCGAACAAGTGGGCGATGCGGACACTCGTCGCCATGGAGTGGCTGACCCTGCGCACCGCCACCGAGGTGGTCGCCACCAACGAGTCGTTCAAGGACAACGCGGTCCGGCGCGGCGTCGACCCGGCGAAGGTCATCGTGGTCCGCAACGGCCCGGCCGCCCGCGAGATCGCGCCTTTCCAGTACGTGGAGGGCGATCCTCACAAGATCGTCTACCTCGGTGTCTTCGGCCCGCAGGACAACGTCGAGGGTGTCGTCCTGGCCGCCGAGGAACTGGCCCGCCGACGGGGCCGGACCGGCTGGAAGGTGATCCTGGCCGGGGACGGCGAGAGCATGCCGTCGGTGCGCCGTCTCGCCGCCGAGCGCAAGGTCGAGGACGTCGTCGAGTTCACCGGCTGGCTCGACGGCCCCGCCGTCGACGAACTGCTGCGGTCGGCCACCATCGCGGTCCAGCCCGACCTGCCGACCCGGATGAACGACCTGTCGACGATGGCCAAGACCGTCGAGTACGTGGGCCGTGGCCTGCCCGTGGTCGCCGCCGACCTGACCGAGACCCGCGCCACCCTCGGGGACGCCGGGGCCTACGTGCCGACCGGGGCCCCCGAGGAGTTCGCCGAAGCCCTCGACACGCTGCTCGACGACCCGGACCGGCGGCGGCAGATGAGCAAACTCGGGCGCGAGCGGTTCCTCGGGCAGCTCTCCTGGGAGCACCAGGCCGGACCGTACGCCGCGGTCTTCCAGCGTCTCCTCGCCAAGCGCCTCCCGCCGGCCCCGATCCCCCGGCAGCGTTCCGGCAGCTCGATGCCGGCCCCGGAGAGGCACCGATGACCAGCATCGTCATCGCCGCCCACAACGAGGCGGCGGTCATCGGGCGCTGCCTGGACGCGCTGCTCGCCGACACGGCGCCGGGCGAGTTCGACATCACCGTCGTCGCCAACGGCTGCACCGATGACACGGCCGCCGTGGCAGCGCTTCGCCCCGGCGTACGAACAGTCGATCTGAAGAAGGCCGGCAAAGCGGCCGCCTTGAACGCGGGCGACGACGCCGCCGTGGGATTCCCCCGCGTCTACCTGGACGCCGACGTGGTGCTCAGCAGTGCGGCCGTCCGGTCCCTGGCCACCGCGCTGGAGAGTTCCCCCGCCGCCACCGTCGGCCGGGAACTCGACGTCACCGGGCGCCCGGTGCTGGTCCGGGCGTACTACGCGATCCACGGACGGCTGCCGGTGCTGCGGGACGGGCTGTTCGGGCGGGGTGTCGTCGCGGTCTCCGAGAAGGGCCGGGCGCGGTTCGGCCGGTTCCCGGAACTCGTCGCCGACGACCTCTACCTGGACTCGCAGTTCGCCCGCGAGGAGAAGGCCCATCTCGACGAGTACACCGCGACGATCGCCACCCCGCGGCGCACCGGCGACCTGATCCGCCGCCTGGTCCGGGTCCGCGGCGGCAACACCGCGATGCGCGCGGCCGCCGCCCGGGGCGAGATCACCGTGCCGGTCCGCCCCGCCGACCGCTCGTCCTGGCTACGCGACGTGGTCCTGCCCCGCCCGTGGCTGGCTCCGGCAGCCGCCTGTTACGTGGCGATCACCGTGACCGCGGCCTGGTCCGCGAAACGCGCCGGCGACGGCGGCACCGCCTGGGGCCGCGACGAATCCTCGAGGACATCATGACCATCCGGAACGTCTGCTTCCACGGCATCGGCACCCCGCAGCGCGAACTCGAACCCGGCGAGGCCCGGTACTGGATCACCCCGGATCAGTTCGAAGCCGTGCTCGACGAGATCCGCGACTGGCCCGGCCTGCGGATCAGCTTCGACGACAGCAACACCTCCGACGTCGAGTTCGGTCTGCCCGCCCTGCTCGCCCGTGGCCTGACCGCCGACTTCTTCGTGCTGGCCGGCCGCCTTGACAGCGCGGGCAGCCTCGACGAGGACGCGGTGCGATCGTTGCAGCGCAACGGCATGACCGTCGGCACCCACGGCATGCGCCACATCCCGTGGCGCGGGCTCTCCCCGGCGGCCGCCGACGAGGAACTGGTCGCCGCCCGCGAACGCCTGACCAAGGTCGTCGGCGCTGACGTCAGCACGGCGGCGTGCCCGCTCGGCCGTTACGACCGGACCCTGCTCACCCGGATGCGGCGCCTCGGTTACACCCGCGTCTTCACCAGTGACCGCCGCCCCGCCCGCGCCTCGGATTGGCTGCAGCCGCGCTTCACCGTCCGTAACGATGACACTCCGCAAACGTTGCGTGCGGAGGCAATCGACGGCCCGTCGGCTCTCCGCCGCCTCAAGCTGGAAGCGATCGGGCTGGTCAAACGACTTAGGTAGCCCTCTTCACCCGCACTTCACACCGGGTCTAGCAAGATCACCCAGGTGTGGAATGCGAGGACTTCTCGGACACTGACCGCCGCCGGCATCGTCATGGCACTGGCCGCCTGCACTAACGGTGGGTCACCGGCCACCTCGGCGTCCTGGGTGCCACCCGCCTCCGGGCCGTCGTCCGCCGCCGCACCCGCCCCGGACCAGACCCGGGCCGCCATGCGCGCGAAACACGGCATCCCCGATTTCGCGGACGCCCCGTCACCCGAGCCGATCACCCTGGCCGGCGGCGATTCCGTCGAATACCTGCACCGCATCCCCACCACCCAGAAAGTGGCGTTCCTGACCATCGACGACGGCTATCTCAAACTCCCCGAAGCACAGGAGCTGATCGCCGCCGCCGGCGTCCCGGTGACCCTTTTCCTGACCACCGACGCGGTCAAGGACGACCCGGACTATTTCAAGCCGATGGTCGACGCCGGAGCGGTGATCGAATCACACACGATCAGCCACCCGAACATGCGCGGCAAGTCCTTCGAATTCCAGAAACGGCAGATCTGTGGCTCGGCGGACAAGCTGGAACAGTGGTACACCCGGCGCCCGACCCTGTTCCGCCCGCCGTACGGCAACAAGGACGACAACACGCTCCGAGCAGCCAAGTCCTGCGGGATGACAGCCGCCTTCATGTGGACCGAGACCGTCCACAAGGGGAAGGTGCGCTATCAGGGCCCGAAGGGCGTCAAGCCCGGCGACATCATCCTCATGCACTTCCGCGAGGCGTTCCGGGCCGATTTCGTGAACGCTCTCAAAGCCATTCATCGGGCTGGTCTCACTCCCGCTCTACTCGAGGATTACATGCCTCGTCCCGCTTAGCGTGGGGACGGTTCCGGGCTGAAGCGGTGGGCACGGCTAGCAGGTTCCGTTCTGGTGCCTTTAGTCGTTTTGGTGAGGGCTGCTCAGGGAGCGGATCATGCTCTGCAGGAGGGTGTGGGCGGCTGACTGGTCGGCTTCGGTCAGGCCGGTCAGCATGCGGAGCTCGACGGAGCGGACCGCCGCGGTGGCCTTCGCCAGGCTTCGGCGGCCTCGTGGGGTGAGCCGGGTGGGCAGGGCCTTTCCCACCGGGGCCTCGGCCGGTCTGGTCACGTACCCGTCTCGTTCCAAGGTCTGCAGCAGCACGTTCATCGACTGCCTCGTCACGAAGGCGCCCCGCGCCAGTTCGGAGTTCGACAAGCCCGGGCGTTGGGCCAGCAGTTCCAGGCAGGAGTAGTGCGTCACGGTCATTCCGAGCGGGCGCAGCACCGCCTCCATGGCCACCCGGAGGGCGCTCGACGCCTCTTTCAGCAGGTAGCCCAGTGAGGTCTCCAGGTCGATGCCGGGCTCGTCTTGACTCATGTCAGCAGTCTGACATAGCTTGGTGCATGTCAGTAAACTGACACGAACCGAAGGAGCTTCGTCATGCCCGTCACCGGCCCCGACTTCATCTCCCTGCAGGCTCGCGACCTCGACGCGTCGCAGGCGTTCTACGAGCAGTACCTCGGCCTGGTCCGCTCACCGGCCGGGCCGCCGCACGCCGTGGTGTTCGAGACGAAGCCGATCGCGTTCGCACTGCGCAGCATCGTGCCCGGCACCGATCTCGCGTCGGTCAGCCAGCCGGGCATCGGCGCGGCGATCTGGCTCCACGCCACCGACGTCCAGGCCATCCACGACGCCCTCACCACCGACGGCCACCCGATCGTCACCGCCCCGATCGACGGCCCGTTCGGCCGCACCTTCACTTTCGCCGACCCCGACGGCTACCACATCACCCTCCACGACCGCGCCTGACACACCCGCCGCTACCCGCGTTCGGTGCTCAGGACGCGTACAACTGATCGAGGTCGACCAGGAGGATGTCGGCGTTCCCGGCGGCAGCGGCCTTCAGGTCGGAGGTGAAGCCGGCACCGCCGTAGAGGGTCAGCTTGGTGGCTTCGGTGTCGTAGCCCTTCTGGCGCAGCAGGTAGCGGGCCCTCTCCAGGCGGGTGAGGTGGTGGTGGCCGATCACCTGGCCCCACTCGGCCTCGCCCAGGGAGAGGACGCGGCGCGGGCTGTTCGGCTGCTGGGGCGAGAGCGCGACCACGTCGATCTCGATCTGAGTGCGGTTGGTGGCGTCGTTGACCGTGCCGGAGCCGACCCCGGCGGGCTGCTCGGCGAACAGGGCGCCACCGGACTCCAGGGCGAAGGCCCGGCACACGGCTTCGAAATTCGGGCCGACGACCTGGGTGGGAAGGTCTGCCGGGTGGTCGCCCAGACCTGGTCGGCCCGGTGGATCTCCAGTTCGGCCCAGCGCTTTCGCATGATCGCCTGATAGAAGGTGATCAGCGATTCGACGATCCGGTACCGCGCCCGGCCGGGCCGGAACATGTCCGGGTCGCGGGCGATCAGCGCGCAGTCCTTCAGGATGGTGAGCGGATGCGTGATCTGATCGGCTCGCCGGCCGATGTAACCGGCGATGCCGCCGTTGGTGTTGTTGCCGGCGGCGATCGCGGCCAGCACCGAGTGGTAGAGGGCGGGGTCACGGATGGCGGACTCCTCGGCCAGTAGGTAGCGCGCCTCCCGGAACAGTGGAGTCTGCGGGTTCAGGACGGTCCGGACCACCCAGGCGTCGAAGTCGTCGATCGCGGCGGGAGCATCGCCCTGGGTGAACTCGTGCCGGTAGGCCGGGGTTCCGCCGACGACCGCGCCGACCAGGACGGCGAGCCTGGGATCGGTGATACCCCAGAAGTCGGCCGCCTCCCGGTAGCGAAACGGCTGGACCACCAATTCGAGGCTCGCCCGGCCCCGCAGCGGTGCCTGCCCGGACAGGAGACCGCCCATGACGGCCATCGCCGATCCGCACAACACCAGCCGGACCGCACTCGCTCGGCCGCTGCCGCCGGGACCCACCTCGCGTTGAATGATCGACGGCAGCGCCGGTGACGCCTTCACCAGGAACGGGAACTCGTCGATCACGACGATGGTCGGGCCGCCGTCGCTCAAGCTGCGGAACAGGTGCGCTATCGCGTCGTTCCAGTCCCGGAAGGGCACTTCGGCGACCTTCCGGGTGTGCCGGGTGAGCGCCTCACTGAACAGGCGTAGCGACTCCACCTCGGTGGCCTCGGTGGCGGCGAAGTACAGCCCACCAGCGGCCTCCGCGACGGCTTGCTCTTGCTCTGACGCCGCCGTCCGCTCACCACACCGCCCGCCGTCGCTGTTCGCAAGGGTCGGTGGGCGACAAAAGGACGCCGGGACGTTGGCGGTCGGCGACTACCGCGCGGAGGGATCGGCCTGTTTCGATTTCTGTCCAGTGTGGGTCCAGTGAGGGGCCGCACAGGGGTCGGTCGGGAGGGCTCGTGGAACAGTCAGGGTCTGCGCGGATCAGTCGTCGGCAGGCGATCGGGGTGGCCGGTGGGGTCGTTGCGGGGGCCACGGTCGCTCAAGCGGCCGGGGTGCCCGCCTTCGGGGCGGCGGCCGCTGCCGACGCGGATGTGATCGTTGTCGGGCATGGGCTGGCGGGGCTGGTCGCCGCCGCGGAGCTCGTCGCGGCCGGGCGTAAGGTGCTGCTGCTCGATCAGGAGCCGGAGGCGAGCCTGGGTGGGCAGGCGTTCTGGTCGTTCGGCGGGCTGTTCTTCGTCGACTCCGATGAGCAGCGGCTGATGGGCGTGCGGGACAGCTACGACCTGGCCTGGCAGGACTGGCTGGGGACGGCCGGTTTCGACCGGGGGATCACCGATCCGGCGGGGCAGGACTACTGGGCCTACAAGTGGGCGCAGGCCTACGTCCAGTTCGCGGCCGGGGAGAAACGGTCGTGGCTGGCGGGGCTGGGGCTGCAGTGGTTCCCGATGGTGGGCTGGGCCGAGCGTGGTGGCGGGGTCGCGGACGGGCCGGGGAACTCGGTGCCCCGGTTCCACGTCACCTGGGGCACCGGGCCGGCGATCGTGGAACCGTTCGAGAAGAAGGTCCGGGCGGGGGTGGCGGCGGGCAAGGTGGTGTTCAAGTTCCGGCATCGGGTCGACGAGGTCGTGGTGACGAACGGCGCGGTCACCGGCGTGCGGGGGGCGATCCTGGAAGCGAGCACCGTCGCCCGGGGCAAGCCGAGTTCCCGTACGGCGATCGGCAGTTTTGATCTTAAAGCGCCGGTGGTGATCGTGGCGTCCGGCGGCATCGGGGCGAACCACGACCTGATCCGGCAGAACTGGCCGGCCCGACTCGGTAAAGCGCCCACCACCATGATCACTGGCGTGCCGGCGCATGTGGACGGCCGGATGCTGGCGATCACGCAGACCGCCGGTGGGCGGGTGGTGAACCCGGACCGGATGTGGCACTACACCGAGGGGCTGCGCAACTGGGATCCGATCTGGCCGGGGCACGGCATCCGGATCCTGCCGGGGCCGTCGTCGATGTGGTTCGACGCGACCGGGAAACGGTTCGCGGCGCCGGACTGGCCGGGGTACGACACGCTGCACACTCTCGGTTCGATCACCGCTTCCGGGTACGACTACTCCTGGTTCGTCACGACGCAGAAGATCGTGGACAAGGAGTTCGCCCTGTCCGGTTCGGAACAGAACCCGGACCTGACGAACAAGAACCTGTGGCTGCTGTTGAGCCGGATCTGGCAGACGCCGGGGCCGATCCAGAAGTTCCAGCAGTACGGTGCGGACTTCGTGAAGGCGGCGACTCTGCCCGAGCTGGTGGCCGGGATGAACCGGGTGGCCGGCAACAACCTGATCAAACTGGACGCGCTGACCCGGCAGATCGAGGCCCGGGACCGGGAGATGGACAACGCGTACAGCAAGGACGCGCAGGTGATGGGCATCCGGAACGCGCTGTCCTATCCGGGTGACGTGCTCGGGCGGACCGCGGCGGCGCACCGGTTCCTCAGCACGGACGCGGAGGCGCTGGTCGCGGTGAAGCTGAACGTGCTGACCCGCAAGACGCTCGGCGGGTTGCAGACCAATCTGCAGGGTCAGGTGCTCAACGCGGCGGGCACTCCGGTGCCGGGGCTGTACGCGGCGGGTGAGGCGGCCGGTTTCGGTGGCGGTGGGGTGCACGGTTATCGATCGCTGGAGGGCACGTTCCTGGGCGGCTGCCTCTTCTCCGGGCGGGCCGCCGGGCGGGCGGCGGCCGCGGCGACGGGGTCCTAGGCTGGGGCCGTGACGAACGCGGTATTGGAGTGGGTGGACCGGCGACGGGGTGTGGTGGTGGCCGTCGCGCTGTCGGCCGCCCTCGTCATCGAAGTGATGCGCAGGACCGGCGGCGGGACCGGGTCGATGCTCCTGGGAACCGCGTTGCCGCTGGCCGTGGCGTTGTTCGCGGTCGCCGGCACACGTTCGTACCGGCCGCGGCGGCTGGTGGCGCGACCGGACGAGAACACTTTCGACGTTCCGGTGCATCCGGGCACGGTCCTGGCCGCCGCCGGTTACACGGTGCTGGGGACGCGGACGCTCGGCATGGCCGGGGACAACGTGATCGTCCTGGTGTTCTGGATCGTCGCGCTGGCCGTCCTGTGGCTGTTCGCGCTGGGCCGGTTCGGGGTGCGGCTGCGCCCGGAAGGGATCGCCGACGTCCACCTGCTCGGGTCGTCGGTGATCCCCTGGGAGGCGCTGGGTGCCCCGGCCACGGCCGGCAACCCGCACCAGCTGCGGCTGGACCTGGCCCGGCCGGAGCTGGTCGCGCGGCACGGGGCCCGCCACTTCGACCCCACCCGGCTGACCACCACCGGCATCGACGCCGCGTTCCTGGCCGCCGTCATCGAGGAGTACCGCGCGCAGCCCGGCCGCCGTTCGGCTATCGGCACCGAGTACGAGCTGTCACGCCTGACGGCCGTGCACGGTGTGCGGTCCGGGGGTCTCCCGCAGCCGTGACGGGCTGAGCAGGAAACGGACGGCACGGCGGCTGGGGGCTTTGCCGAGAGCCGCCCGGCTGGTCTCGCGCAGCAGCAGTGCAGCCCAGAACGCCGTGGTGGCCAGACGGTGGTGGCGACGGCCGTACAGGCGCACCTTGTTGATCGTGAGCAGGGCCCACAGGCCGGGTGAGACCTTGGAGTCGCCTTCCAGGTGGACCGCGCGCGCGACGGGGGTGAAACGGGTGGCGAAACCGGCGTCGCGGGCGCGCAGTGCGAAGTCGGTCTCCTCGGAGTAGAGGAAGAACGACTCGTCCCAGGGTGCGATCGCGTTCCAGCAGTCGGCGCTGATCAGCTGGGTGGAACCCTCGGCCCAGTCCGCGACCGTCTCCGATCCGTACCGGGCGGGGTCGGTGATCATCTCGCCGAGGGTGCCGATCCGTCCGGCGCGGCCGGCCCCGAGGAAGGCGTCGGCGAGAACGCGACGGATGGCGGGCTCGCGGCGCATGGTTTCGATCAGTTCGCCGTCGCCGTCGGTCAGCAGCGGCACCGCGATGCCGGTCCCGTCCTTGCGGAGCGTTTCCAGCAGCGGGTGGATACAGCCGGGGGTCAGGCGCACGTCGGGGTTGAGGACCAGGATCGCGGTGTACGGGCCGGACTTGGCGACTGCGGCGTTGATCCCGGCCGCATAACCGGCGTTACGTCCCATCTCGACCACCGTCGCATCGGGCTTCAGCCGTAAGACCTCGGCGACGGAGTCGTCTGCGGAGTCGTTGTCGGCCACTGTCAGGTGCCAGTCCACTCCGTCCAGCCCTGGGCCGAGCGAGTCGATCAGGTCCGCGAGCAGGCGCTGGCTGTTGTAGGTGACGACCACAACGGCGATCACTGGAGAACTCCTTGTTCAGTACGCGCCGGAGCTGCGCACCACGGCGCTGACCGTGCGGAAGAGGATGGCCAGGTCCATGGCGAGCGACCAGTTCTCGACATAGCTGAGGTCGAGCCGGATCGACTCCTCCCAGGACAGGTCGGAGCGGCCGGAGACCTGCCACAGGCCGGTGAGCCCGGGTTTGACGACGAGACGGCGGCGCATGTCGGCCGGGTAGGTGGCGACCTCCTTGGCCAGTGGCGGGCGCGGGCCGACCAGCGACATGTGCCCCTTGACCACGTTGACCAGCTGTGGCAGTTCGTCCAGGGAGAACCGGCGCAGCCAGCGGCCGACCGGGGTGATCCGCGGGTCCTCGCGCATCTTGAACAGCGACCCGTCGGTGTCGTTGAGGTCGCCCAGTTCGAAGAGCCGGGCTTCGGCGTCGACCTGCATGGTGCGGAACTTGAAGAGCATGAACGGCTTGCCGTCCCGGCCGACCCGCTCCTGCCGGAAGATCGCCGGGCCACGGCCGCGAGGCCCGAACCGGACCAGGGCGGCCACCACGGCCAGCACCGGGGAGGCCAGCAGGAGCAGGCTGATCGCGCCGACCCGGTCGAAGATCTCCTTGACGACACGGGCACTGCCCTTGAGCCGTGGGTGCTCGACGTGCAGCATCGGCAGGCCGTCGACGGGCCGGATGGTGGTGCGGTCCCCGGCCACGTCGACCAGGGTGCTGGCCACGATCAGGTCGACCTCGCCGC from Actinoplanes derwentensis includes these protein-coding regions:
- a CDS encoding VOC family protein; its protein translation is MPVTGPDFISLQARDLDASQAFYEQYLGLVRSPAGPPHAVVFETKPIAFALRSIVPGTDLASVSQPGIGAAIWLHATDVQAIHDALTTDGHPIVTAPIDGPFGRTFTFADPDGYHITLHDRA
- a CDS encoding MarR family winged helix-turn-helix transcriptional regulator — encoded protein: MSQDEPGIDLETSLGYLLKEASSALRVAMEAVLRPLGMTVTHYSCLELLAQRPGLSNSELARGAFVTRQSMNVLLQTLERDGYVTRPAEAPVGKALPTRLTPRGRRSLAKATAAVRSVELRMLTGLTEADQSAAHTLLQSMIRSLSSPHQND
- a CDS encoding polysaccharide deacetylase family protein; this translates as MTIRNVCFHGIGTPQRELEPGEARYWITPDQFEAVLDEIRDWPGLRISFDDSNTSDVEFGLPALLARGLTADFFVLAGRLDSAGSLDEDAVRSLQRNGMTVGTHGMRHIPWRGLSPAAADEELVAARERLTKVVGADVSTAACPLGRYDRTLLTRMRRLGYTRVFTSDRRPARASDWLQPRFTVRNDDTPQTLRAEAIDGPSALRRLKLEAIGLVKRLR
- a CDS encoding glycosyltransferase — translated: MTSIVIAAHNEAAVIGRCLDALLADTAPGEFDITVVANGCTDDTAAVAALRPGVRTVDLKKAGKAAALNAGDDAAVGFPRVYLDADVVLSSAAVRSLATALESSPAATVGRELDVTGRPVLVRAYYAIHGRLPVLRDGLFGRGVVAVSEKGRARFGRFPELVADDLYLDSQFAREEKAHLDEYTATIATPRRTGDLIRRLVRVRGGNTAMRAAAARGEITVPVRPADRSSWLRDVVLPRPWLAPAAACYVAITVTAAWSAKRAGDGGTAWGRDESSRTS
- a CDS encoding AAA family ATPase — translated: MESLRLFSEALTRHTRKVAEVPFRDWNDAIAHLFRSLSDGGPTIVVIDEFPFLVKASPALPSIIQREVGPGGSGRASAVRLVLCGSAMAVMGGLLSGQAPLRGRASLELVVQPFRYREAADFWGITDPRLAVLVGAVVGGTPAYRHEFTQGDAPAAIDDFDAWVVRTVLNPQTPLFREARYLLAEESAIRDPALYHSVLAAIAAGNNTNGGIAGYIGRRADQITHPLTILKDCALIARDPDMFRPGRARYRIVESLITFYQAIMRKRWAELEIHRADQVWATTRQTFPPRSSARISKPCAGPSPWSPVAPCSPSSPPGSAPARSTTPPTALRSRSTWSRSRPSSRTARAASSPWARPSGAR
- a CDS encoding polysaccharide deacetylase family protein; its protein translation is MWNARTSRTLTAAGIVMALAACTNGGSPATSASWVPPASGPSSAAAPAPDQTRAAMRAKHGIPDFADAPSPEPITLAGGDSVEYLHRIPTTQKVAFLTIDDGYLKLPEAQELIAAAGVPVTLFLTTDAVKDDPDYFKPMVDAGAVIESHTISHPNMRGKSFEFQKRQICGSADKLEQWYTRRPTLFRPPYGNKDDNTLRAAKSCGMTAAFMWTETVHKGKVRYQGPKGVKPGDIILMHFREAFRADFVNALKAIHRAGLTPALLEDYMPRPA
- a CDS encoding YveK family protein, with the translated sequence MDLWDLTRLLLRRWYFAVPMLAATVAVVFLAAQQVSPDYKALGYMQLIPAPSSGKPIDPDAKPKPSNPWLDLGYAALANAASLTVSNPATLEKMADQGLSDSVTVVMNERTPLYEIEVVGDSREQATATVQRVIKLLQDDIAAKQKQYDALEEDTITTLVINDGSAPEQDTSTRKRVLIVAAGLGVLLTTAATIALDYWLRRRKHRKTTGDGPAPPASVKSEPVSTRQAGLSDDAERTQALIPQPRQGGGVRHSTETRHRSAHAQRDTNAPATPVPAPAAPVDATVVLPMPYKNWNSPKKRS
- a CDS encoding glycosyltransferase family 4 protein, with product MAGKPHVTILIANLPAERDRRVIRECLTLEEKGFDVTVIAPRGDKDLRVLPGSRDTRLKPYPVRIYGGGVLTYAVEFGWSLFCIAIRLIGEILAGRAHAVQVCNPPDVYWPLALLLRALGRPWVFDHHDLSPEVYASRVGASETPNKWAMRTLVAMEWLTLRTATEVVATNESFKDNAVRRGVDPAKVIVVRNGPAAREIAPFQYVEGDPHKIVYLGVFGPQDNVEGVVLAAEELARRRGRTGWKVILAGDGESMPSVRRLAAERKVEDVVEFTGWLDGPAVDELLRSATIAVQPDLPTRMNDLSTMAKTVEYVGRGLPVVAADLTETRATLGDAGAYVPTGAPEEFAEALDTLLDDPDRRRQMSKLGRERFLGQLSWEHQAGPYAAVFQRLLAKRLPPAPIPRQRSGSSMPAPERHR
- a CDS encoding O-antigen ligase family protein, with the protein product MTVHPVDLEPSLIGPGTYTSRRLQVRLDTATVIALLVLLLYCLPAALIVPGLTFAGRPALVLAMGLFAWWLIARLSPTLFLMGPQPLRWTMLFYLVSTLLSYTAGMLRGLPTLEANRQNFTLLVTFQFIGLVLMAADGVANWERLRKILRVFLWAAAFMAVIGLIQSLFEYDIAQNLIVPGLEIKAEMADFQKRGDEGLFRVAGTAIHYIEFSTVLAMAVPFGLHFAMYSPTRRSRRFYAALTGVIAVAVPIAISRTGILALVAAVGVMFFAWSWRTRYNMLFVGMAALVAMAVVRPGVLGTLKSMFLSADEDPSITGRTEDYEMVSYWFSQRPWLGRGPGTLIPDLYIMLDNQWLMTLVTYGIVGLVALAALHITCIAQAGVALRRSTTAEDKHLCAALISSQVVAILVGATFDSFSFTTFAFTLALMSGLSGAVWRFTHPARVVRTSHVKRLFE